TCGCCGCCGGGTCGCAACTCGAGTTGCAGTTCGTCACAACCTGGAGCGAGTATCTCCTCATCACCGTTCCATCAGTCCTCATCGGGATCACCATCCTCGTCGTGGGTGTCTTCGTTGCCGACGCCGTCGGCGACATCGTCCACCAGTCAGGGCCGGTCCAGTCGTCCGGATACGCCTCGCTCATCGCTGGGGCGACGACGGCGCTCGTCTACTTTGTCGCTGCAGTCATCGGTCTCGACATGATGGGGCTCAACGTCGCTATCCTCTACACGTTCGGGCAGGCATTCGCCTTCGGTGCCGGCCTCGCCGTCGCCCTCGCCATCGGTATCGCGTTCGGGCTGGGTGGAAAGGAGTACGTCGAAGCCAACGCCGACGACTGGTTCGACGGGTCCGAGAAATCCACTGCCGATCCGGCCCCTGCAGCCGACGACTGAACCGATTTTCAGAACCACAACTCAATTATTTTTACGCGCCGAGTACACGAGGATCGAAGCCCGTAATCGACGCTAGTGCTGACAGAAACAAAACCGGCCGACCCGACGAAACCGGTGCAGTCAGCCCTCCGGATACTTCGGCTCGCGCTTCTCGGCCCGCCCGAGTGCGGTCTCGACGACGTCGCGAACGTCGCCGTGGAAGACATCGCCGTGGCCCGCGTACATGTGCTCGACGGTATCCGGGAACTGCTCGAGCAGGCGCTCGATACTTTCGATAAGCTGTTCGCGAGACTGGCCAGCCATGTCTGTGCGTCCGAAACTGCCGTAGTCGAACGCGCCGTCGTCGTGGACGACCACGTCACCCGAGAACAGCGTCGTCTCCGAGACGAACGAGACGTGATCGTCCGCGTGCCCCGGCGTGTAGACCACGTCGAACGTCTCGTCGCCGATCTGGACCGTATCGCCGTCGTCGATCGAGTGATCCCGCTGTGGATGGTGGTTATAGGCGTACACCGTCGGATCGAACGCCTCGCAGACCGCGTCGAGTTGACTCACGTGGTCGCCGTGCTGGTGTGTCAGAACGACAGCGTCGACGTCGTCCGTGTGCTCACGAATCGCGTCGACGACGCCGTCCCACGCGCCCGCGTCGACCAGGGTCGTTTCCTCGCCGACCACGAGAAATGCGTTACAGGTGAACGTCTCCGCGTCTTCGGTGACGTGGTGTACCTCCATAGGGGTGTACTCGAGTGCCGGGATCAAAATCGTGCCGTCTGATTTCGTCGCCCTGCCAGACGAAAGTCCGGTGACGCGCCGCCCAAAACCGAGAGTCGTGACGTAGGGGCGCTTTCAGGCCACTTTCACCCAGTTCATAAACGAATATAAACGAGTGACCACGGAATTTTTGAACGCCGGGGTCCAAGGAGATACTGTATGGGATTCGGAAGCTACGACGAATCCGAGCAGCAGGAAGTGGACGCTGATTTTGACGAGGATGACGCCGTAAAATCAGGGGAGAACAGCCACAATGGAACGATCGAGTTCGAAAACGGGGCGTCGAGCGACGAACTTCTCGACCGTCT
The DNA window shown above is from Natrialba magadii ATCC 43099 and carries:
- a CDS encoding MBL fold metallo-hydrolase, producing MEVHHVTEDAETFTCNAFLVVGEETTLVDAGAWDGVVDAIREHTDDVDAVVLTHQHGDHVSQLDAVCEAFDPTVYAYNHHPQRDHSIDDGDTVQIGDETFDVVYTPGHADDHVSFVSETTLFSGDVVVHDDGAFDYGSFGRTDMAGQSREQLIESIERLLEQFPDTVEHMYAGHGDVFHGDVRDVVETALGRAEKREPKYPEG
- a CDS encoding DUF5786 family protein → MGFGSYDESEQQEVDADFDEDDAVKSGENSHNGTIEFENGASSDELLDRLKDIKDEDEDEEDDG